In Fibrobacter sp. UWB5, a single window of DNA contains:
- a CDS encoding FISUMP domain-containing protein, producing the protein MKKILWLFALMALLAACSASDSTSGNDDQSVAEESSSSVSKNDSDDDDISSESSKDKSSSSSKKAKSSSSAKESKSSSSSVAAKESSSSKGVSSSSEDLSSSSEEAPSSSSIASSSSRFNCQRDYYCASIAEKCDEDMLDSFKIVTKSETRYYHCDTNGWQYLTHAEYDTFGKKCEADGDTLWSNHVFKHEDDSLNTGRTLYICREGKPEQVINYLKHIYFECNEKNQNRVVQKKYSSFICQGNAWSLLDQETGTMVDPRDGKEYRTVGIGNHLWMQEELRYNQNPSTNVTYTWSTAMGGIPAAVKEGAILNTYVQGVCPDGWRVASHTDLVELSSYFKAMSAWVSNFEQQCYIGKENWFRSGSQYDHYEGTDCMNTMFFPADISVIGKKLKESDKGHLTGMWVSWGREYEGEALLISNARFTGGTTVPFKEYGNYSMSSAFTVRCVKNEDGEYAYKTALQAPTYTVSR; encoded by the coding sequence ACGACGATCAGTCTGTCGCGGAAGAATCTTCCTCGAGCGTATCAAAAAATGATTCGGATGATGACGATATAAGCAGCGAGTCTTCGAAAGACAAGTCTTCGAGTTCTAGCAAAAAGGCGAAAAGCTCCAGCAGTGCAAAGGAATCTAAATCCAGCTCTTCTTCTGTTGCGGCCAAGGAGTCGTCTTCATCGAAGGGAGTGTCCTCTAGTTCAGAAGACCTGTCCAGTTCCAGCGAGGAAGCGCCGTCGTCTTCGTCAATAGCTTCTAGCTCGTCACGTTTTAATTGCCAGAGGGATTATTATTGCGCTTCGATTGCTGAAAAATGCGATGAAGATATGCTGGATTCCTTTAAGATTGTGACTAAGTCCGAAACTAGGTATTATCATTGCGATACCAATGGATGGCAGTATCTTACTCATGCGGAATATGATACCTTCGGGAAAAAATGTGAGGCCGATGGCGATACGCTTTGGAGCAACCATGTTTTTAAGCATGAAGATGATTCGTTGAATACGGGCAGAACCCTTTACATTTGTAGGGAAGGCAAGCCTGAACAAGTTATTAATTACTTGAAACATATTTATTTCGAGTGTAACGAAAAGAACCAAAACAGAGTAGTTCAGAAAAAGTATTCCTCGTTTATTTGCCAAGGCAATGCTTGGAGCCTGCTTGACCAGGAAACGGGAACGATGGTGGATCCGCGCGATGGAAAGGAATACCGTACGGTGGGCATCGGGAATCACTTGTGGATGCAAGAGGAACTGCGGTATAATCAGAATCCGAGTACTAATGTGACTTATACCTGGAGCACGGCGATGGGCGGCATTCCGGCTGCTGTGAAAGAGGGGGCAATCCTGAATACCTATGTTCAGGGGGTATGCCCGGATGGCTGGCGCGTAGCGTCTCACACTGATTTGGTTGAACTTTCCAGTTACTTTAAAGCGATGAGCGCATGGGTGTCTAATTTTGAGCAGCAGTGCTATATTGGGAAGGAAAATTGGTTCCGTTCTGGATCGCAATATGACCATTATGAAGGGACGGATTGTATGAACACGATGTTTTTCCCTGCAGATATAAGTGTCATCGGCAAAAAGTTGAAGGAGTCTGATAAAGGGCACTTGACGGGAATGTGGGTTTCTTGGGGGCGAGAGTATGAGGGTGAAGCATTATTGATTAGTAATGCGCGGTTTACGGGCGGAACGACGGTCCCTTTTAAGGAATACGGCAATTACAGCATGTCGTCTGCATTTACGGTCCGCTGCGTCAAAAACGAAGACGGGGAATACGCCTATAAAACCGCTTTGCAGGCGCCGACGTATACCGTATCCAGGTAG